One part of the Saprospiraceae bacterium genome encodes these proteins:
- a CDS encoding M28 family peptidase, translating to MLSSILGTCIIISKGNSQNSDDDIFFVKNIYEKALTEQLSYKWLTYLSETIGGRIAGSPQSMAAIEFTAQVLDTIGTDTVWRQACMVNYWYRGAREEIAIINHSLVGTRALNCLALGGSGATPKGGLSGTVIEVQSLEEARKLGSALKGKIVYYSRPFENKHLRTFYGYGGAVDQRVFGANIASKFGAKACVIRSMTGRMDNVPHTGSTIFEEGVTPIPAVAISTNDAVLLSNCMKAGETQLFIKTNCEWRGQKQSYSVIGEIRGSERPEEIILVGGHLDSWDVGGGAHDDGAGCVHSMEVLHLLKAMNYKPKRTIRCVLFQNEENGLAGATTYSRISNEKKEFHLAAIESDAGGFTPLGFGFDADSSVLLKYTQNLSKWEEVLGPYNIKFDKGGSGADVGQLKSQKGLLLGLSPDSQRYFDYHHTEQDRIQAVHPRELALGSAAMASLVYLIDKYGLGN from the coding sequence ATGCTTAGTTCTATTTTAGGAACTTGTATTATTATAAGTAAAGGGAATTCTCAGAATTCAGATGATGATATTTTTTTTGTTAAAAATATTTATGAGAAGGCATTAACTGAACAATTATCCTATAAATGGTTAACGTATTTATCAGAAACGATCGGTGGTCGGATAGCAGGATCCCCGCAAAGCATGGCTGCAATAGAATTTACGGCTCAAGTATTGGATACCATTGGAACGGATACCGTTTGGAGACAAGCTTGTATGGTAAATTATTGGTATCGGGGAGCGCGTGAAGAAATAGCTATAATTAATCATTCTTTAGTAGGCACCCGGGCCTTAAATTGCCTTGCATTAGGGGGTTCAGGAGCTACACCAAAAGGTGGTTTATCGGGAACTGTGATTGAAGTTCAAAGTCTTGAAGAAGCCCGTAAATTGGGTTCGGCCTTAAAGGGAAAGATTGTTTATTATAGCAGACCGTTTGAAAATAAGCATCTTAGAACATTTTATGGATATGGTGGTGCTGTTGATCAACGGGTTTTTGGTGCAAACATTGCCTCAAAATTTGGTGCTAAGGCTTGTGTCATTCGTTCTATGACAGGACGCATGGACAATGTACCGCATACAGGAAGTACTATTTTCGAGGAGGGTGTTACGCCAATTCCAGCAGTGGCAATTTCTACAAATGATGCGGTGCTTCTAAGTAATTGTATGAAGGCTGGAGAAACACAATTGTTTATTAAGACCAATTGTGAATGGAGAGGACAAAAGCAAAGTTATAGTGTAATCGGGGAGATTAGAGGTTCAGAAAGACCAGAGGAGATCATTCTTGTTGGAGGTCATTTAGATTCCTGGGATGTTGGAGGGGGTGCTCATGATGATGGAGCAGGATGTGTCCATTCTATGGAAGTTTTGCATTTATTAAAGGCAATGAATTATAAACCAAAACGGACAATTCGGTGTGTATTATTTCAAAATGAAGAAAATGGTTTGGCTGGAGCAACTACCTATTCGAGGATTTCAAATGAGAAAAAGGAGTTTCATTTGGCTGCAATTGAATCAGATGCTGGTGGATTTACGCCTTTAGGTTTTGGTTTTGATGCAGACAGCAGTGTACTCCTAAAATATACTCAAAATTTATCTAAATGGGAGGAGGTTCTTGGGCCTTATAATATTAAATTTGACAAAGGTGGTTCTGGTGCGGATGTAGGCCAATTAAAGAGTCAAAAAGGACTATTATTAGGATTAAGTCCGGATTCTCAAAGGTATTTTGATTACCATCATACGGAACAGGACCGCATTCAAGCTGTCCACCCCAGGGAATTGGCACTTGGATCTGCGGCGATGGCAAGTTTAGTATATTTAATTGACAAATATGGACTTGGAAACTGA
- a CDS encoding DUF3078 domain-containing protein, whose amino-acid sequence MKQFIFKFLPAFIFTVFFISTSVCQTSEQNAMQEKERLAKLEATMKAASSKFWTCNAGIGLDLGQLLNINPYVGSGSNRLGIGGALNYKANYKKELLTWNNDILFNLSTQRIGSGTITNGSSEKVPFEKALDLLNLNSNIAYKVNAESAWAYSFDFGFRSQLLNSYIDSASNKIYLKELKVGNYNTTLASKLFSPALITLAPGMKYTKGTKFYAFLSPVAGQILIIADQNIANLGIHGTALKEGSTIEFETTKFSFGALAKAGYTSVYYKKLNANTELSLYSDYLDKPQNIDVVWTNNFGVEVFKGFNIGLKVDLYYDDNKLNSISDSKAIGGVLGLGKRVNIIEQLLLTYTRSF is encoded by the coding sequence ATGAAACAATTTATTTTTAAATTTTTACCAGCATTCATTTTTACAGTTTTTTTTATAAGCACTTCTGTATGCCAAACTTCGGAACAAAATGCAATGCAGGAAAAAGAAAGATTGGCTAAATTGGAAGCCACAATGAAAGCAGCATCTTCGAAATTTTGGACCTGTAATGCAGGTATCGGATTAGATCTGGGTCAGCTTTTAAATATTAATCCATATGTTGGTTCAGGTTCTAACCGCTTAGGAATCGGTGGTGCTTTAAATTATAAAGCAAACTATAAAAAAGAATTATTAACATGGAACAATGATATCCTTTTTAATCTTTCAACACAACGCATCGGAAGCGGAACTATAACGAATGGTTCTTCAGAAAAAGTACCGTTTGAAAAAGCGCTAGATCTTTTAAATCTGAACTCTAATATTGCATATAAGGTGAATGCAGAATCTGCTTGGGCCTATTCATTTGATTTTGGATTTAGATCACAACTCTTAAATTCATATATTGATTCTGCTTCGAATAAAATTTATTTAAAAGAACTAAAGGTTGGGAACTATAATACGACACTCGCATCGAAATTATTTTCACCAGCTTTAATCACCCTTGCTCCCGGAATGAAATATACTAAAGGAACTAAATTTTATGCGTTTCTTTCACCAGTTGCCGGACAAATATTAATAATTGCAGATCAAAATATAGCAAATCTAGGGATCCACGGTACGGCCTTAAAAGAAGGAAGTACAATAGAATTTGAAACTACCAAATTCTCATTCGGAGCATTAGCTAAAGCCGGGTATACAAGTGTCTATTACAAAAAATTAAATGCAAACACAGAACTTTCCTTGTATTCAGACTATCTGGACAAGCCTCAAAATATAGATGTGGTTTGGACGAATAATTTTGGTGTTGAAGTTTTTAAAGGATTTAATATTGGTCTCAAAGTAGATCTATATTATGATGACAATAAACTTAATAGCATTTCCGATTCGAAAGCGATAGGTGGAGTTCTTGGTCTCGGAAAAAGAGTCAATATTATTGAACAATTGTTATTGACTTATACCCGAAGTTTTTAA
- the polA gene encoding DNA polymerase I: MKKLFLLDGHALVYRAHYAFITRPLINSKGLNTSAISGFTRTLWDIISNEKPSHLAVAFDLSGPTFRHKEFPAYKANREAQPEDITRAFPYIEELIKAFNIPIITVESFEADDVIGTIAKQAAREGFTVYMVTPDKDYGQLVEEHIKMYKPSRQGNGVDILGPKEITESWGIKRVDQVIDLLGLMGDAVDNIPGIPGVGEKTAVKLLDEYDTIENLIKNKDKLVGKLKDKVTEHSDLALLSKKLATIDIHVPIQFDEKIYKIEGFDKIRLAELFKLLEFRSLAQSILGNDQQGQQGNLFGEPTTIENEESPKEYKIADHDISNTKHHYVLIQTEAEIQDLISKLEKADRISFDTETTGIDANQAQLVGMSFCLKPTEAYYVPISENQEYALQQVQKFKTIFEDSTKKFIGQNIKYDMLMMKWYGINLPVPYFDTMIAHYLLEPDLRHKLDYLAESYLNYKMVAIEELIGKKGNSQGSMRDVPLEKIKEYAAEDADMTLQIKSILEKEIKEQELHKLITEIEFPLVSVLCDMEYEGVRIDGNFLNEYSKVLEGHIAQAEKLIYQKAGVRFNIASPKQVGEILFERLKIPYKWKKTSSNQYSTDEEKLTELAPENEIVNDILEHRKLSKLKSTYVDALPLMINPKTGRVHSSFNQARAATGRLSSENPNLQNIPIKDEAGREIRKAFIPRDADHILISADYSQIELRLIAEIAQEEMMLDAFIKGQDIHRATAAKVYNIPYEEVNSDQRRNAKTVNFSILYGAGSTNISRQLNIPRTEAKDLIDQYFKTYMGLKSYMANVVENARSNGYVKTMLGRKRVLRDINSKNGLSRTNAERVAINTPIQGTAADMIKIAMIHIHKRFKEENLQTKMILQVHDELVFDTLKSELEQVKKIIAYEMKHAIPNMKVPIEVGIDSGENWLEAH, encoded by the coding sequence ATGAAAAAATTGTTTTTATTGGATGGTCATGCCTTGGTTTACAGAGCTCACTACGCATTCATTACACGACCTTTAATTAACTCAAAAGGTCTCAATACCTCGGCTATTTCTGGATTTACAAGGACACTTTGGGATATCATTAGCAATGAAAAACCCAGTCATCTTGCGGTAGCTTTTGACCTTTCCGGACCTACCTTCAGGCATAAAGAATTTCCTGCATATAAAGCGAATCGGGAAGCTCAGCCGGAAGATATTACCCGAGCCTTTCCTTATATTGAAGAACTTATAAAAGCATTTAATATACCGATTATTACGGTCGAATCTTTTGAAGCAGATGATGTCATTGGCACGATTGCAAAACAAGCTGCACGAGAAGGATTTACCGTTTATATGGTGACACCAGACAAAGATTACGGCCAATTAGTAGAAGAACATATCAAAATGTATAAACCATCTCGTCAAGGAAATGGAGTCGATATCTTAGGGCCTAAAGAAATAACAGAATCCTGGGGCATTAAACGCGTCGACCAGGTAATCGATTTATTAGGATTGATGGGAGATGCGGTAGATAATATTCCAGGAATTCCAGGAGTTGGTGAAAAAACTGCTGTAAAATTATTGGATGAATACGATACTATTGAAAATTTAATCAAAAACAAAGATAAATTGGTTGGAAAATTAAAAGATAAGGTAACGGAACACTCCGACCTTGCTTTATTAAGTAAAAAATTGGCAACTATTGACATCCATGTACCCATACAATTTGATGAAAAAATATACAAGATTGAAGGATTTGATAAAATCAGACTTGCAGAATTATTTAAATTATTGGAGTTCCGATCACTCGCACAAAGTATTTTAGGCAACGATCAACAAGGTCAGCAAGGCAATTTATTTGGTGAACCAACTACCATTGAAAATGAAGAATCACCTAAAGAATATAAAATTGCAGATCATGATATTTCAAATACTAAACATCATTATGTATTAATCCAAACAGAAGCTGAAATTCAGGATTTAATTTCAAAACTTGAAAAAGCAGATCGGATTTCATTTGATACAGAAACTACAGGAATTGATGCAAACCAAGCTCAATTAGTGGGTATGTCGTTTTGCTTAAAACCAACAGAAGCATATTATGTGCCTATTTCAGAGAATCAGGAATATGCACTACAACAGGTCCAAAAATTCAAAACTATTTTTGAAGATTCAACAAAAAAATTTATAGGTCAGAATATTAAATATGATATGCTAATGATGAAATGGTATGGAATCAATCTTCCGGTTCCTTACTTTGACACCATGATTGCACATTATTTATTAGAACCGGATTTGCGACATAAATTAGACTATCTGGCAGAATCCTATTTGAATTATAAAATGGTCGCGATTGAAGAATTAATCGGCAAAAAAGGAAATAGCCAGGGTTCTATGCGTGATGTTCCTTTAGAAAAAATAAAAGAATATGCAGCTGAGGATGCAGATATGACTTTACAGATAAAAAGTATTCTAGAAAAAGAAATTAAAGAGCAGGAATTACATAAACTTATAACCGAAATTGAATTCCCTTTAGTCTCTGTTCTTTGTGATATGGAATATGAAGGAGTTCGAATAGATGGAAATTTTTTAAATGAATATAGCAAAGTATTGGAAGGCCATATCGCACAAGCAGAAAAACTAATTTATCAAAAAGCTGGAGTTCGCTTTAATATTGCGAGTCCGAAACAAGTTGGTGAAATATTATTTGAGCGATTAAAAATTCCCTACAAATGGAAAAAAACAAGTTCCAATCAATATTCAACAGATGAAGAAAAACTTACGGAACTGGCACCTGAAAATGAAATCGTAAATGATATTCTGGAACATCGGAAATTATCAAAACTGAAATCAACGTATGTTGATGCTTTACCCTTAATGATAAATCCTAAAACAGGTAGAGTACATAGTTCGTTTAATCAGGCAAGAGCTGCGACTGGTAGGTTGTCTTCAGAAAATCCAAATCTTCAAAATATCCCGATTAAAGATGAAGCCGGAAGAGAAATACGCAAAGCATTTATACCCAGAGATGCAGATCACATTTTAATATCTGCTGATTATTCTCAAATAGAATTGAGACTTATAGCAGAAATTGCACAAGAAGAAATGATGTTAGATGCATTTATCAAAGGACAGGATATTCATCGGGCAACGGCTGCAAAGGTTTATAATATTCCCTATGAAGAAGTAAATTCCGACCAGCGTAGAAATGCAAAAACAGTTAATTTTTCAATTCTGTATGGTGCAGGGTCAACCAATATTTCACGTCAATTAAATATTCCCCGTACAGAAGCTAAGGATTTAATTGATCAGTATTTTAAAACCTATATGGGTTTAAAATCCTATATGGCAAATGTGGTTGAAAATGCCCGGAGTAATGGTTATGTCAAAACGATGCTAGGAAGAAAACGCGTTTTACGCGATATTAATTCTAAAAATGGTTTGTCGCGCACCAATGCAGAACGTGTTGCTATTAATACACCCATTCAAGGAACTGCTGCAGATATGATTAAAATTGCAATGATCCATATTCATAAACGTTTTAAAGAAGAAAATTTACAAACTAAAATGATCTTACAAGTACACGATGAGTTGGTTTTTGATACTTTGAAATCTGAATTGGAACAGGTTAAGAAAATTATTGCTTACGAAATGAAACACGCCATTCCAAATATGAAAGTTCCTATTGAAGTAGGAATAGATTCTGGTGAAAACTGGTTGGAAGCACATTAA
- a CDS encoding UDP-3-O-(3-hydroxymyristoyl)glucosamine N-acyltransferase, whose amino-acid sequence MKLSKPIHVNELASRFGMQLVGNKDQWIYGINEIHKVENGDLTFVDAEKYYSKSINSQASIILINKEAECPEGKTLLITDQPFEVYNQLVLEARPIIPQFTSIAETAYIHSSATIESNVVIGHHAVIGAHAHIQSNSCIGEFTVVGNHVNIQSGVIIGSDAFYYKKTNEGFKKWRSAGRVIIHDHVDIGAGCTINKGVSGDTIIGEGTKIDCQVQIGHGVVIGKHCLIASQVGIAGKTILGDHVVLYGQVGIAQNLIIGDRVTVLAKSGVGKNLETGKTYFGIPCEEARLKLKEMAALRILAEKFQKK is encoded by the coding sequence ATGAAATTAAGTAAACCCATACATGTAAATGAATTAGCATCCCGGTTTGGAATGCAATTGGTTGGAAACAAAGATCAATGGATTTATGGTATTAATGAAATTCATAAAGTTGAAAACGGAGATCTTACTTTTGTAGATGCCGAAAAGTATTATAGCAAATCCATCAATTCTCAAGCTAGCATCATACTTATTAATAAAGAAGCGGAATGCCCGGAAGGTAAAACTTTACTAATAACAGATCAACCTTTCGAAGTATATAATCAATTAGTTTTAGAAGCACGACCCATCATTCCGCAATTTACATCGATTGCAGAGACCGCATATATTCATTCTTCCGCTACGATTGAATCCAATGTTGTAATTGGGCATCATGCGGTTATTGGTGCCCATGCTCACATACAAAGCAATTCTTGCATTGGTGAATTTACTGTTGTTGGAAATCATGTAAATATTCAATCTGGAGTAATTATTGGATCCGATGCTTTCTATTATAAAAAAACAAATGAAGGATTTAAAAAATGGCGCTCTGCAGGGCGCGTAATTATTCATGACCATGTAGATATTGGAGCTGGATGCACCATCAATAAAGGGGTCTCTGGGGATACCATCATTGGAGAAGGAACAAAAATAGATTGTCAGGTTCAAATCGGACATGGCGTAGTAATCGGCAAACATTGTTTGATCGCTTCTCAAGTAGGAATTGCAGGTAAAACTATTTTAGGAGATCATGTGGTTTTATATGGTCAGGTTGGTATCGCTCAAAATTTAATCATTGGTGATCGTGTAACGGTATTAGCGAAATCTGGAGTTGGCAAAAATTTAGAAACCGGTAAAACTTATTTTGGAATTCCTTGTGAAGAAGCTAGATTAAAATTGAAAGAAATGGCCGCACTTCGAATCCTGGCCGAAAAATTCCAAAAGAAATAA
- a CDS encoding acyltransferase: MQKKHLYSIDMLRGLVALLVCLYHFTEGFLPQEHPLRFIFSRGYLGVEIFFVISGFVIPYTMYKSNYQFRDAGRFMLKRLARIEPPYWLSIALIFFIDYLASFSIHYRDKVIVFDWKDLFYHILHINDFLDKPWLKGIYWSLAIEIQYYLLIALIFPLLIFKNYKISIFVLLLFCLGRWLNWEHTVFYFGCHFVIGILLFNAHIDSIRNKELLIGLLFAFLLTYWCFDIYHLSAVVGGSIFIYFFQYMIKPLVYLGKISYSYYLIHIQVGWSLIDGLTHVYPDGNRILFIGFGILGAILGSALFYWVIEKPSHRLARKLGGNPVN, encoded by the coding sequence ATGCAGAAAAAGCATCTCTATTCTATTGATATGCTGCGGGGCCTGGTTGCTTTGCTTGTATGTCTATATCACTTTACGGAGGGTTTCTTGCCACAGGAGCATCCATTGCGATTTATATTTTCCAGAGGTTATTTAGGTGTTGAAATCTTTTTTGTAATCAGCGGATTTGTGATTCCTTATACGATGTATAAGAGCAATTACCAATTTCGGGATGCTGGCCGTTTTATGCTCAAACGACTTGCCCGGATTGAACCTCCTTATTGGTTAAGTATTGCTTTAATCTTTTTTATTGATTATCTGGCAAGTTTTTCAATTCACTATAGAGATAAAGTAATTGTATTTGATTGGAAGGATTTATTTTATCATATTCTGCATATCAATGATTTTTTAGACAAACCCTGGTTGAAAGGTATTTATTGGAGCCTTGCTATTGAAATACAATATTATCTATTAATCGCTTTGATTTTTCCGCTACTGATATTTAAAAATTATAAAATCAGTATTTTTGTATTACTGCTTTTTTGTTTAGGGAGGTGGCTAAATTGGGAACATACCGTTTTTTATTTCGGATGTCATTTCGTAATTGGTATATTATTGTTTAATGCACATATTGATAGCATTCGTAACAAAGAACTTCTAATTGGACTGCTATTCGCTTTTTTATTAACGTACTGGTGTTTTGATATCTATCATTTATCTGCAGTTGTTGGTGGATCAATATTTATATATTTTTTTCAATATATGATCAAACCTTTAGTTTATCTGGGAAAAATATCTTATTCATATTATTTAATACATATTCAAGTAGGCTGGTCTTTGATTGATGGTTTAACCCATGTATATCCTGATGGAAATAGGATATTATTTATTGGCTTTGGCATTTTAGGCGCTATTTTGGGATCCGCACTTTTTTATTGGGTTATTGAAAAACCAAGTCATCGATTGGCGAGGAAACTTGGAGGAAATCCAGTGAATTGA
- a CDS encoding esterase family protein: MYTLKKHFLKIGLLLSIVYVKLFAVGIDTISIPSSCMHKSFPALLVLPDSYYVSTRRYPVLYLLHGHSSGPSSWYLVIPNLKKWADSLQMILVCPDGDYDSWYLDSPVLKTRKFETYFTKEIVAFMDTRYRTIANRKSRGISGISMGGHGAFYLGLKHPDIYGVIGSSSGGLDLLPFDKEWNLQSLLGDIKRNKEQWKKFSCLYLLDSIKKTDQNLWIDCGYSDFFLEVNRAFHKKLLEKNIEHAYLESPGGHELAYWKKSYINQFHFFRQHLSVSRLNSH, from the coding sequence ATGTACACACTTAAGAAACATTTTTTAAAGATTGGCTTACTCCTTTCTATCGTATATGTTAAGCTATTTGCAGTCGGAATAGATACGATCTCCATACCCAGTAGTTGTATGCATAAATCATTTCCTGCACTTCTTGTTTTACCCGATTCTTATTATGTCTCTACTAGAAGATATCCAGTACTCTATTTGCTGCATGGTCATAGCAGTGGGCCAAGCTCCTGGTATCTTGTAATTCCAAATTTAAAAAAATGGGCCGATAGTTTACAAATGATATTAGTATGTCCTGATGGAGATTATGACAGTTGGTATCTCGATAGCCCTGTTTTGAAAACCAGGAAATTTGAAACTTATTTCACAAAAGAGATAGTTGCTTTTATGGATACAAGGTATCGTACAATTGCAAATCGAAAATCGAGAGGAATTAGTGGTATCAGCATGGGAGGACATGGTGCATTTTATCTTGGATTGAAACATCCAGATATTTATGGTGTAATTGGCAGTAGCAGTGGTGGATTAGATTTATTACCATTCGATAAAGAATGGAATCTGCAGTCCTTATTAGGAGATATTAAAAGAAATAAAGAGCAATGGAAAAAATTCAGTTGCTTATATTTATTAGATTCGATTAAAAAAACAGATCAAAATTTGTGGATAGATTGTGGATATTCTGATTTTTTCTTGGAAGTAAATCGTGCCTTTCATAAAAAACTTTTGGAAAAGAACATAGAGCATGCTTATTTAGAAAGTCCAGGAGGGCATGAATTAGCATATTGGAAGAAAAGTTATATTAATCAATTTCACTTTTTTAGACAACACCTTTCTGTTTCAAGGTTGAATTCTCATTAA
- a CDS encoding transketolase, which yields MNLQELKRVASQLRRDIIRQTSQCASGHPGASLGCADFLTALYFQVLNKKIPFSMEGKEEDIFFLSNGHISPVFYAALARCGYFPVEELNTFRRINSRLQGHPTTHDHLPGVRIASGSLGQGVSAALGAALGKRLDKDPGFVYVLTGDGELQEGQIWEALMAAAHYKIDNLIVTVDWNGQQIDGPNDKVMALGDLPAKWASFGWEVLQMNGNIMEEVLETLALAKSKTGHGKPIVILMKTIMGFGVDFMMGTHKWHGVAPNAEQTVTALAQLEETLGDF from the coding sequence ATGAACCTACAAGAATTGAAACGGGTTGCATCCCAGTTGCGCAGGGATATTATTCGTCAAACTTCCCAATGTGCCAGCGGTCATCCGGGAGCTTCTCTCGGTTGTGCAGATTTTCTGACAGCACTTTATTTTCAGGTATTAAATAAGAAAATACCATTTTCAATGGAAGGTAAAGAAGAAGACATTTTTTTCTTGTCAAATGGTCATATATCACCAGTCTTTTATGCAGCATTAGCGCGTTGTGGATATTTTCCAGTCGAAGAATTGAATACCTTTCGAAGAATAAATTCCAGATTACAAGGTCATCCAACAACACATGATCATTTACCTGGTGTTCGTATTGCATCCGGTTCCTTAGGACAAGGTGTCAGTGCTGCATTAGGAGCCGCTCTCGGAAAACGACTCGACAAAGATCCTGGATTCGTATATGTTTTAACTGGGGATGGCGAATTGCAAGAAGGACAAATCTGGGAAGCTTTAATGGCTGCAGCTCATTATAAAATTGATAATCTAATAGTAACCGTCGATTGGAATGGTCAACAAATCGATGGACCCAATGATAAGGTAATGGCCTTAGGAGATTTGCCTGCCAAATGGGCAAGTTTTGGCTGGGAAGTGCTCCAAATGAACGGAAATATAATGGAAGAAGTTCTTGAAACTTTAGCTTTAGCAAAATCAAAAACCGGCCATGGTAAACCGATTGTAATTCTTATGAAAACGATTATGGGTTTTGGCGTTGATTTTATGATGGGTACCCATAAATGGCATGGCGTAGCCCCAAATGCAGAACAAACAGTAACAGCACTTGCCCAATTGGAAGAAACGCTTGGAGACTTTTAA
- a CDS encoding transketolase family protein codes for MSWDQYQSTKKVATRNGFGEGFLEAGRKNHEVVGLCADLIGSLKMDAFQKEFPDRFFQTGVAEANMIGMAAGLAIVGKIPYTGTFANFSTGRVYDQIRQSVAYSDKNVKICASHAGVTLGEDGATHQILEDIGLMKMLPGMTVINPADAAQTKAAAMAIADWKGPVYLRFGRPDWPVFLENMPFEIGKALTLKEGKDVSIFATGHLLWQALEAVRILETEGIDCELINIHTIKPIDQDAILKSVRKTNRVVSCEEHQRNGGLGDSIAQILVQHHPCRQEYVAVNDSFGESGKPLELLDKYGLSVMNVVNAIKKVLV; via the coding sequence ATGTCCTGGGATCAATATCAATCAACAAAAAAAGTAGCAACCCGAAATGGCTTTGGAGAAGGTTTTTTGGAAGCAGGTAGAAAAAATCATGAGGTCGTAGGCTTATGTGCCGATTTAATTGGTTCATTAAAAATGGATGCTTTTCAAAAAGAATTTCCAGATCGTTTTTTTCAAACAGGGGTGGCAGAAGCAAATATGATTGGAATGGCCGCTGGACTTGCAATTGTCGGCAAAATACCATATACAGGAACCTTTGCAAATTTTAGTACGGGTCGTGTGTATGACCAGATTCGTCAATCGGTGGCATACTCAGATAAAAATGTTAAAATTTGTGCCTCCCATGCTGGTGTAACATTAGGTGAAGATGGCGCTACCCATCAAATTTTGGAAGACATCGGACTCATGAAAATGCTTCCTGGCATGACCGTAATTAATCCAGCAGATGCCGCACAAACAAAAGCTGCAGCAATGGCTATTGCCGATTGGAAAGGTCCCGTTTATTTGCGTTTTGGAAGGCCAGATTGGCCTGTATTTTTAGAAAACATGCCATTTGAAATTGGCAAAGCATTGACCTTAAAAGAAGGTAAAGATGTAAGTATTTTTGCAACGGGACATCTATTATGGCAAGCATTGGAAGCAGTTCGAATTTTAGAAACTGAAGGCATCGATTGCGAACTAATAAACATTCATACTATAAAACCAATTGATCAGGATGCAATTTTAAAATCAGTTCGTAAAACAAATCGCGTAGTCAGTTGTGAGGAACATCAACGAAATGGTGGTTTGGGTGATTCTATAGCTCAAATTCTGGTACAACACCATCCTTGTCGCCAGGAATATGTGGCGGTGAATGATTCTTTTGGTGAATCTGGTAAGCCTCTTGAGCTGTTAGATAAATATGGTTTAAGTGTAATGAATGTTGTCAATGCTATTAAAAAGGTGCTTGTCTGA